GCGTAAACACGCCCACAACATCGCCTTTCGCAATATTCTCTCCAATTTTTGCAATCCCAGGCACATGCACATCAGCACCATGGCACACGGCATCCACTGCAGAATCCTTCAAAATCACTTTTGGCAGATGCTCAAGCATTGCTTCAACAGGCAAAATGACTTTCCTGAGGAGCTCAGGATTTCCCTCCTTGTAAAATTCATATGCATCTTTAAGGTCCTGCAGTTTCACTGCCTGGCTTTCTGTAAAATTTGCAGTTCGCAACCGCCTTAGTTCCTGCATCTGGGCACCAACGCCCAGTACATCACCAATATCTGTACAGAGCGTCCTTACATAAGTGCCAGAATCACATACAACACGAAAGAGCACAAATTTTCCATCAATTTCTAGCACATTCAACGCATGAATTTTTCTCACTCTCAGTTCTCGCTTTACTGCAGCTCTTACGGGTGGGAGTTGATAGATCTCCCCAACGAATTTTGCCATCACTCTCCTGATTTCGCTCTCTTTTACATCACCGTGGAGACGCAATAGCGCTATGTATTCTTTTGTTCCAAGAAGAAGGCAAGGGAGTGCCTTTGTTGCGTTTTCCAAGGCAACAGGTAGCACCCCACTTACTTTTGGGTCTAGAGTTCCAGCATGGCCTGCTCTGGAAAGCCCAAATATCTGCTTTACCCAGGCAGTAACTTGATGGCTAGTAGGGCCTCTTGGCTTATCCACTATCACTAATCCATTTTGAATGTGCTCCTCAATGCTTCGCATTTCTGGCGGTTTTCCCCATCTTGGATCTGCTTCGGTCTCGGAGAGTACAAGCATCAATGAGCGGGATAGATTTGATGAATAAAGAGTTTTCTGGGGTTTGGAGAACACAATGGGGTGAAAAATTAAAACAAAAAGAAGGTTTTAAAAAATTTAGAGGGCTAAAAAATTTAAGAGGAGGTGGCTTTGATTGTGAAGCTACCTGAGCCAGAGTAGGAGTATATCATGATGTACCAGGTGCCACCTGCAGGGCTCGAAATCGTGATCGTCTCTGTAGATGTTGAACCGATGCTTCTGTAGTCGTAGGAGGAGGTGGATGGATTTGCACCGAGTTTTACATAGAGGTCGAAGTCTGTACCACTTGGTCCTGTGAGCTCAATCTTTAGTTGGCTCTTTCCACTGGGGATTGTGATGTAGTAGTATGCCTTTGCTCCCGTTGCACTCAACGAGCCGGTCTTTGCCACGCCATCTGTCAGTTGCCCTGTGTCTGTGGAGGTTGAGGTGGATGCTTTGATTGTGAATGTGCCAGAGCCAGAGTAGGAGTACACATAGATGTACCATGTGCCTGCAGCTGGGTTCGTAATTGACACTGTTTCAGACGCGGAAGAGGTCGTGCCACTGTAATCGTAGCTTGAAGTTGTTGGCATTGCACCGAGCTTTACATAAACATCGAAATCAGTGCCGCTTGGACCAGTCATTTCAATTTTGAGCTGTGCCTTGCCAGAGGGTATTGTTATGCTGTAGTACTTTCCATCCTTTGAGGCACTCAGTGAACCAGTCGCTGCAACTCCATCTGTAAGTTGGGTAACATTGGTGCTTGAGGTGCTTGTTGTGGCTTTGATTGTGAATGTCCCAGAACCAGAGTAGGAGTACACCATGAAATACCAATCTCCAGCTGAGGGATTTGTGACATTAATTGTCTCTGTTGAGGTTGATCCAATGCTTCGGTAATCATAGGTGGAAGTCGTTGGCTTTGCACCCAGCTTTGCATAGAGGTCAAAGTCAGTACCACTTGGTCCTGTAAGCTCAATTTTCAACAAGGTCTTGCCCGCAGCTACACTCAGCATATAGTACTTTGCATCTTTGGTTGCACTCAGTGAGCCAGTTGCTGCAACGCCATCTGTAAGAACAACCACATCCGTGGAATTTGCGAGAGTGGTGAATGTGTAGTCAGAACTAGTTGCAAGGTTGCCTGCTGCATCTGCGGACTTAACCCTGAAGTGATAGGTGGTTGAGGCGGTTAATCCTGACAGTGTAACTGAGTGGGAAGTAACTCCACTTGAACCAGTTGCGGTCTGGCCATAAGAGGTTGTTGTACCGTATTCCACGACACTTGTGCTAGCCTCGTCCGTTGTCCAGGTAATTGTTGCTGAGTTTGCTGTTATCCCACTTGCTGCCACATTTGAAATTACCGGTGGTGTTGTGTCACTAGCAGATGAGGTTGTGAATGTGTAGTCAGAGCTGGTTGCAAGGTTGCCTGCTGCATCTGCGGACTTAACCCTGAAGTGATAAGTGGTTGAGGCGGTTAATCCTGACAGTGTAACTGAGTGGGAAGTAACACCACTTGAGCCAGTTGCGGTCTGTCCATACGAGGTTGTTGTACCGTATTCCACAACACTTGTGCTTGCCTCGTCCGTTGTCCAGGTAATTGTTGCTGAGTTTGCTGTTATCCCACTTGCTGCCACATTTGAAATTACCGGTGGTGTTGTATCGCTTCCACCAGAGCCGAAGGCACCAATCAGCGCAAGTGCAAATGGCTGTGGACCATTCGGCACACTCGTAGCAGTAACACGGATTGTATAGGTACCAGTAACTGGTGTTGGCAGTATTACACCTTCTTCAGCATTTACTGAGTCAGCTGTTCCACCAGTAACGGAGTGCCCTGGGTTCTTGCCTGAAAACACATTTCCCAGATAGACACTACCATCTGGTGCCGTTACCTTCAAGTCCAGGTTGTTCACAAGCGCCTTTGAGGCACCAACTGTGCCCGGGTAATCTGTCCAGGTGAGAATCACTTTGAAAGGCTGAGCATTTGAGGATATTGTGTACTGGTACTCCTTATACTGGCCTGTAGTAATACCTGTGGTCTCGTCGACAATCTGAAGACCAAGTGTATCACCTGAGAAATAGAGAGAATTGTCAAGGTTAATTCTGCCCCAGCCCTGGCTGTTGTTCGGGAATTTGCCCTCGTTGTTCATATCACTATAGGAGCCAGTTAGCTCAACACCACCAACCATCAGCACCGCTTTTAGCAGAGCAGCTGAAGGTGTAATTGCATTTGCTGGATTCTTTGTGCCAGTCGGATACCAACCCTCTGTGAAATATTGCCTTACAAGAGCTGCATTTCCAGCCGCACATGGGGTTGCCATGCTTGTACCAGCCATACTTATGTAACCCGCGTTATTTGAATTGAGGTTCCCATCTGAATCTGCAGAATACAAGCTATATCCAACTGCTGTGAGTGTGGGCTTCATTCTCCCATCTGCTGTTGGCCCTCTGCTTGAGAAGTAAGCTACATTGTTCTGATTTGGGCTGTTCTGGGAAGCACCGACACTTACCACACTTTTTGCAGTTGCCGGAGAACCCACTGTGCTTGCTCCAGATGAGCCTGAGTTTCCGTTCGCAAACAGAATCAGACAATCCTTGTAGTTCCACATGAACAAATCGACCATCCTTGCATCATCATCATAGGTGTTAGTAGAGGCACCCCAAGAGTTTGAAATGATTCTTGCACCTGCACTATAAAGAGGCCCAAAGAGGTCATTTAAATCAGAAGGAATTCCAGAAAGGCTATCTCCTGAGCCTCCAATGTCTGCGAATGCCAGCTTTGCCTTGTATGCCATACCATCATAGGAACTTGTGCCGCCCACATAGGAGTCATCGCCTGCAATTGTGCCCGCTACATGGGTTCCGTGGCCTGAGCTATCCAAGTCCTTTCCATCTGCAAAATTTTTGTAGAGAACGATCTTCCTGTGGTTCTGGTTTACCTGGTTCTGCACAATCTGCACATTCGGGTCTCTGAATGCAGCATGGTCATAGTCAATTCCTGTATCACTCTCTCCTACAATCTGTCCTTCTCCGTGAATACCTTTATCCCAGATTTTTCTGTTCTCAGAGATGCCTGTCTGGGTAATCCACTGAGCATTGTTGTTCAGGATTTTCATTTCATAATAGGGTGAGACGAACTCAACACCTGCCAACTCTGCCACTGCCCTTATGCCTGCCTGGGATAGTTTTGCAATGACCCTTGTACTGCTTGCCTTTATCACCTCTCCGCCATAAGAATTTATTACACTCATCACCCCGCCAAGAGCCTCTGGCTCCAGCAACGAAATACTTACCTTTGCTTCTCCCATGCCGCTCAAGGCAGTATCAACCTTGTAGGCAGGCAGATATTCGCCCACCCATCTAACAAACGAGAGTTTTTTCACTAAAGAAAGGGAGGACGAGGGAACCTTGACTAGGAATGCGTTGTTTGGGACATACCAGTAAATCTCACAACCCAGATTTACAAGTGCAGTTTTCCATGAATCCTTCACTGGACCTATGAACTGCACAATTTTCACATCAGAGCCAACGTTCTGAAGTCCAGACTCACCCTGGAGTGGATCGAACTGGTAGTTTCGGAGAAGAATTGCATTATCCACATTTGCAACTTCAAATCTATTTTTCTCCAGTACCGCTTTCTCCTCTCCCGTTACCTCTACAAGTATATAATTATCGTACTTTTCGAGGATATGAATGCCTGATTTTTCAAGCATCTGGATCTGCATTGGATTTGCAGATACATACACAACTTCTTTCTCAGTCGCTGGTGTCGCTTTGTAGGTACTCATCACCCAGAAAACACTACCCACTACAACTATTGCCAAAAATGCGGCAATTACTGCCACCTTTGTGCATCTCTTCATATTATGTCACCAATTGCCCGAGCGGTATATGAGTATATAAACCCGATTTGGTAAATACCAGTTTTGCACCAAATTGCTAATTTTTAACAACTACGGTGTGTTAAAGGCAGATACTGGAATAACACAACAGGTTAGTTAATTTCAAAATTTCACACACCAGTATTTCTGCAAGTGTGAGAAGTCGCAAAAACATCACAGTGTTAACCAATGAAATTCACAGATTTTTCCTTAGAACTTTATAGACGCCAGAACTATACTGAGCCGCTTTTTTCTCTCGCTCATAAATTTCCGGCGGAATACCTGCAATTCTTGCACAATCCCTGAGAATAACCTTTCTTCTCCCCAGATAGATTTTTTTCTCGTGAGATAGCGAAAATGCAAACTTCACTACCTCCTCGTCCATATATGGAGAACAAATTTGTTTTCCTAATTCAGATGCAACCTTTTGTTCTATTTCCCGCTCAATCCGTGCCTTTTCAAGGTCCTTTTTTAGTTCTTCTTTGAGTTCCTGGGGGTC
This sequence is a window from Thermoplasmata archaeon. Protein-coding genes within it:
- a CDS encoding RNA-guided pseudouridylation complex pseudouridine synthase subunit Cbf5, with protein sequence MLVLSETEADPRWGKPPEMRSIEEHIQNGLVIVDKPRGPTSHQVTAWVKQIFGLSRAGHAGTLDPKVSGVLPVALENATKALPCLLLGTKEYIALLRLHGDVKESEIRRVMAKFVGEIYQLPPVRAAVKRELRVRKIHALNVLEIDGKFVLFRVVCDSGTYVRTLCTDIGDVLGVGAQMQELRRLRTANFTESQAVKLQDLKDAYEFYKEGNPELLRKVILPVEAMLEHLPKVILKDSAVDAVCHGADVHVPGIAKIGENIAKGDVVGVFTLKGEAVCFAEAKMSSEGVVNAKTGVAFHPLRVLMHRGTYPRMWKHKE
- a CDS encoding S8 family serine peptidase is translated as MKRCTKVAVIAAFLAIVVVGSVFWVMSTYKATPATEKEVVYVSANPMQIQMLEKSGIHILEKYDNYILVEVTGEEKAVLEKNRFEVANVDNAILLRNYQFDPLQGESGLQNVGSDVKIVQFIGPVKDSWKTALVNLGCEIYWYVPNNAFLVKVPSSSLSLVKKLSFVRWVGEYLPAYKVDTALSGMGEAKVSISLLEPEALGGVMSVINSYGGEVIKASSTRVIAKLSQAGIRAVAELAGVEFVSPYYEMKILNNNAQWITQTGISENRKIWDKGIHGEGQIVGESDTGIDYDHAAFRDPNVQIVQNQVNQNHRKIVLYKNFADGKDLDSSGHGTHVAGTIAGDDSYVGGTSSYDGMAYKAKLAFADIGGSGDSLSGIPSDLNDLFGPLYSAGARIISNSWGASTNTYDDDARMVDLFMWNYKDCLILFANGNSGSSGASTVGSPATAKSVVSVGASQNSPNQNNVAYFSSRGPTADGRMKPTLTAVGYSLYSADSDGNLNSNNAGYISMAGTSMATPCAAGNAALVRQYFTEGWYPTGTKNPANAITPSAALLKAVLMVGGVELTGSYSDMNNEGKFPNNSQGWGRINLDNSLYFSGDTLGLQIVDETTGITTGQYKEYQYTISSNAQPFKVILTWTDYPGTVGASKALVNNLDLKVTAPDGSVYLGNVFSGKNPGHSVTGGTADSVNAEEGVILPTPVTGTYTIRVTATSVPNGPQPFALALIGAFGSGGSDTTPPVISNVAASGITANSATITWTTDEASTSVVEYGTTTSYGQTATGSSGVTSHSVTLSGLTASTTYHFRVKSADAAGNLATSSDYTFTTSSASDTTPPVISNVAASGITANSATITWTTDEASTSVVEYGTTTSYGQTATGSSGVTSHSVTLSGLTASTTYHFRVKSADAAGNLATSSDYTFTTLANSTDVVVLTDGVAATGSLSATKDAKYYMLSVAAGKTLLKIELTGPSGTDFDLYAKLGAKPTTSTYDYRSIGSTSTETINVTNPSAGDWYFMVYSYSGSGTFTIKATTSTSSTNVTQLTDGVAATGSLSASKDGKYYSITIPSGKAQLKIEMTGPSGTDFDVYVKLGAMPTTSSYDYSGTTSSASETVSITNPAAGTWYIYVYSYSGSGTFTIKASTSTSTDTGQLTDGVAKTGSLSATGAKAYYYITIPSGKSQLKIELTGPSGTDFDLYVKLGANPSTSSYDYRSIGSTSTETITISSPAGGTWYIMIYSYSGSGSFTIKATSS